The following nucleotide sequence is from uncultured Draconibacterium sp..
CGTTTCTCCCATTTAGTTTTCATTATGACTTTAAGGCTGTTTAGCTCTTGTTGTAATTCTGGCAATTCCGGAATATTAAAATCGCGCTCCAGAAGTACCGGTACGGGATTTACTCTTTCCAATGTCCATTCAAATAGTTCGTATACCGGATCAATGATGGGCTGGCCGTGCGTGTCGATAATCAATTCATCGGCAATTTTTGTATGTCCGGCCATGTGGATGTACTCAACTCTCTCAAGCGGTAACTCCGCTATAAATTCTTTGGCATTATACCCGTGGTTAAATGCGTTAACATATACATTGTTAACATCAAGCAGCAGTTTGCACCCTGATTCTTCGACAATTGTTCTAATAAAAGTGGCTTCATCCATTTGTGCAGCAACGGGAGTATAATACGATACATTTTCTATGGCAATTTCCCGCTCAAGAAAATCCTGAGCTTCTTTAATGCGCTGAACA
It contains:
- a CDS encoding DUF692 domain-containing protein, giving the protein MTIQAGIGFRKDFAEEFLSGSVLQPSFVELAPENWMQIGGFWKKKLIELAEKYPITCHGLSLSIGSPEELDFDFLKKIKNFLNDYDVQVYSEHLSFSKCDNAHLYDLLPIPFREDAIKHVVQRIKEAQDFLEREIAIENVSYYTPVAAQMDEATFIRTIVEESGCKLLLDVNNVYVNAFNHGYNAKEFIAELPLERVEYIHMAGHTKIADELIIDTHGQPIIDPVYELFEWTLERVNPVPVLLERDFNIPELPELQQELNSLKVIMKTKWEKRYVAEK